ACCTCGGCTTTTGGCGCGGTCACGATTGTCTCCTACATTCTGCGCCGGGCCTTCGGGTGGGAAGAATTCCTCTCAGACAGGGTCTTTGCCAAGTTGGGAAGTGTGCTGGCGGTGGTAGCCTTCTTCTTCCTGTGGTTCGAACTTCAGCAGATTATTACCGGTTCCTTTGCGCCACCGGTCGGGCTGCTCAAAGCTACAGAAGCCAAGCTGGAAAACCCTCTCTTCTGGGTCATTATCGGGCTTGTCGGTACTTCCATTCTCTATCTGGGAGCACAGACAATCTGGCCCAGTTTATCCGGGGTAAAGCGTATTGTCGCTGCTGCGGTATTGCCGGTAGTAGCGACTCTATTTGAGAAAACACTCTTCATTGTGGAAGGACTTTCGCATCCCGATTTTGATATTTACAAGGGTGTGCCGGGTCATTACATCCCCACCTGGGTTGAATATTCTTCCATCATTGGCTCGGTGGCAATGCTGGTCATATTTTTTACTATCGTCTCCAAGGCGATTCCGATGATTGAAGCGGAAAGCGAGCACGAGGAATAGAAAATGCTGGAGTGGATAGGCGGTACGCCGGTTGGTCTGTGGTTGATTCCCGGCATCATTCTGATGCCGATATATGGCATGCTGCTGGCATGGTTTCTGGGTAAACCGCGTAATTACGCCATGGCTCTCCGCGGCTTCGTATATCTGCTGGCGATGGCGGTGATGTTGTGGGGAGGATTATTTGTACTCAGTATGGTGATAAAGTTCGTCTTTTTCCAATCATAGCTTGAAAAAAAGGGATTACCTCCGGTTTAAGAGAAGGCATGAAAGTTCCCGGTGTGAACAAGGATAGCGGAGAGAAAACGAGCAGAATGAAGATGAAATCGGCCTGGTTAGGCGGGGCGCTGGTACTTGGTCTAAGCGTCCTGTCTATTTCCTGCGGCATGATAGAGCCACCGCCTCCATCCCCGCCCACGGCAAAAGTTGTGGTGCCGTTAATACCGCACTCGATAGAAGGCCGTGATGATTGCCGTGTCTGTCATGAACGTGGGATTGGTGGCGCGCCTCAATTCCCTGTTGTAACTCATAGCGAACGTCCCAGCGACGTCTGCCTCGCCTGCCATGAGCCGGCATCTGCTGGCACGGAAACTGCGGACCGATTGAAAGTGCCTCTGGAGAAGAGAACGGCGTTTCCCTATTTTGATAATGAGGAAGGTAATACCTCAGCTACAACGCCGAAACAACCGGAAGAGACGATATCGACAACTCCGCAGACACCATCAGAGGCCTCACCTGAGATACCAGCAGCGGTATCGGCTAAAGAATTATATGATTCTCGATGCGCTGCCTGTCATGGAGCAAACCGGGAGGGTATTCCTGGATTTGCCCCCGCTTTAACTCCGGAGAGCCTGGCAGCGCTCGGTGATACCGAGATAAGAGATGTTATTGCAGATGGCCGTACCGGCACAGGAATGCCGCCATTTAAGGCAACCCTTAGTCTGGAGGAAATAGATGCCCTGCTCCATCTCATCAAGTCTCCCGCACCTTAGAGATTTAGAACATTCATTATTACCGGATCTTACCTCATCCTTCTCGCTGGTTGACTGAACTTAGGGAGCCGGGTGGCGCTACTTCAGTGTTAAATGGTACTATTATCATTCCAGACTTGTTATCTGCCTGGCTAAGAATGGTCTGGTAAGCGGGAGAAGTTGAAGAGGTAAATAACTTAATCTATAATTTAATCAGAAAGAGATAGCGGGATTAGCAAGGGGGGTCTTGCTGGAGTGTGAGGTTGTTGATGGAGAAAATAAAAGTATTGATCGTGGATGATCACGCCCTGATGCGTGAAGGCATCCGCGCTTTGCTTAATCTCCATAAAGACATAGAGATAGTGGGGGAAGCCTCTGATGGCAGAGAAGCCATTGAGAAAGCCAGGGAGCTTTTGCCGGATGTGGCAGTTATGGATATTGCCATGCCCGGTCTGGATGGACTGGAAGCTACCCGCCGTATCAGGAAGAAAAATCCAACGGTGAAGGTACTGGTCCTGACCCAGCACGATAACAAAGAATACATATTATCAGCCATCAAGGCCGGAGCGGTAAGTTGTGTTTCCAAGAGAGCCCTGGGTTCGGAACTGGCTACCGCTATTCGTACCGTGTATAAAGGGGACTCTTTCCTTTACCCGTCGGCGGCTTCGATATTGATTGAGGACTACCTGCGCCAGGTTGCCGAAGAACCTTATGACCGCCTGACCGATAGGGAAAGAGAGGTGCTCAAGCTGATTGCGGATGGTTACACCAGCCGTGAGATTACCGAAATGCTTTGTATCAGCCTGAAGACGGTGCTGGGACACCGTGCCAAGATAATGGAAAAGCTGGATATACATAACCGGACTGAGCTTATCAAATACGCTATGCGTAAGGGACTGGTAAGCATCGAACCATAAACGGATTAGGCCGCGGTTTTTTCCCTGTCCCAAACCGTTGGTGTTACCCCTTCATCCACCAGCTTGTGCTTTTGTACCCGCTCGGTCGCCGTTTTAGGCAGGCAATCCCTGAAATCCACATATCTGGGTATCATGAACCTTGCCATCTTGTCCTGGCACCAGTCAATTAGCTCTTCAGGAGTCAGTTTACTGCCCGGTTTCAGTATCACGGAGATCTTTATTTCCTGGTCAAACTGAAACTCCGAGCTGACACCTACGGCGGCTGACTCGACTACATCGGGGTGTTTATCAATTACTGACTCAATCTCCAGGGAAGAGATGTTCTCCCCGCGGCGCCGGATGAACTGTCTGTCCCTGTCAGAGAAGAACATCCAGCCTTCTTCATCCCGGTAGCCGTAGTCCCCGGTGTGGAACCAGCCGCCCTTGACCTTCTCGGCAGTGCGTTCCGGCTCCTTATAATATTCCGCCGTGGCGGCTGTCCCGTCTCTGGGCCGGGAAACTAGCTCGCCGATAACATAAGGCGGGCATTCCTCACCGTTCTCATCGATGATTGTCACCAGGCGTCCGCCTCCTTCATCCCTGCCGATGGAACCTTTCTTGTCTCCGGGTATGTTGCGCAGACCGCCGCCGCCGTCAGAAGTAGCATAGCGTTCGATAAGGATGACTCCAAAGCGGTCATAGAACTCATCCCTGATTTCACCTATCGGGGCGTAACCATCGCCGAAGCGCATCGAGTGGTTCTTGTCGTCAGGATGCAGCGGTTGTTTCAGTAAAATGTGAGGCATGCTGCCGGCAAAGCTGAAGCAGGTGCAGCCGAACTTACGCACCTCGGGCCAGAAACGGCGGGCGCTGAAACGGCGGGTCAGCCCACAGGAGGTCTCTACATTCAGTGTCCGGGCAGTGCAGTCCATATAGCCCACATTGTGGTAAAGGGGTAAGATCACATACTGGATTTCATCAGCCGTGTGCTGGTACTTTAGCTGGGCTTTATCTCTGGGATAGTTTGAGGCCACGGCGAACCTGGCTACCGTGCCTTTAGGTAAGCCGGTAGTGCCTGAGGTGTAATGAATCCGCATTAAATCGCCGGGCTGGCGGTAGATATGGGGGATACTGGTAGAGCCCTGATAAAGCTTATGGAAGGGAACGCAGCCACCGGGCAGATTAGCTCCGTCCTGGTTGCCCAGCATAATGATTCTTTTAAGCTGTTTCAAATCCGGTTTAATCAGATCTATATTCTCCAGACATTCCTGCTCGACCACGAGCGTCTCCGAATCGGACTGATTGATGATATAGGATAAACCCTCACCCTTCAGGGCGGGATTAATCGTCACGTGTACGGCGGCAATCGCATTCGTCGCGTAGATGGTATAAAGATACTCGGGACAGTTATACATTACTATCGCGACATGCTCCCCCTTTTTTACCCCCAGGTCGAGCAGTCCGTTGGCCACCTGACTCACCTTGTCCCTGAGCGCTCCATAGGTTACCACCCGGTCTTCAAAGTATAGATAGGGCTTATCCCTGTTTCTGGCTGCTTTAGCCTCGAGAAACTCGCCAAAGGACTCTTCCGGCAACTGCGGGCGTCCGTCGAATTCATCCTTCCAGCCGGGGATTTCCCTTTTTCTTCTTTCTTCTTTTTCTTTTCTTTCTTCGTTCATTTGACTGCCTCTTACGTGTCAGGTTACTAGCGGTTATCTGTTTCAGTTTTGAAAAGAATGAAGAAAGGGTAAACTATTTGTGCCCGTACTGTCAACATTGAACTGGTTTGATTTCAGATGGTTGAAGGAAAAGATATATCTCCGATTACGGTATGGGATAGCCTCATATTCTTGTCTCGGCTGCTCCTTTTCGTTAGTCCTTTTTTCGCCCCGGAGCGGCCAGTGTTTTTAGAAAGAGAATCACAATACATACTACGGTTACCACCGAGAGTCCAGCCATGGTGATGAAGACCCAGCGGATGTCATTATTCTCGGCGATGTAGCCCAGGAAGGTTGCCGAGAAAGAGCCAAGACCGAAAGAGCCAAAAAAGTACATCCCGTAAGTGCGCCCTCTCCAGGATGACGGACTGTAATCAGCGATAAGGGTGTTAAAAATCGGTTGTCCCATGAAGTGGAAGAAGGCGAAGGCGATAGCTCCCAGCATCAGCGCCATTCCCTGGCTATTCCCGATGAGCAGCAGCAGCGGTGTTGCCGCTATGGCGACAATCACGGCCAGAACCTCGCGGCGTTTGCGCTCTGACAGGTAACCTCCGGTAAGCTGCCCGGCGACTCCAAAGATAAGGGCTATAGTGGTGAAAGAGCCGGCCAGCGCTATGGTGTCAAGGTCGAAAAGAGTGAAATGAAGTCGCCGGCTGAAATATACCGGCAGGAAGGTGATCAGTCCTTTATAAACAAGGCCGTTGGTTATTGAGGCCAGGAAGATTAGTATTAGCGGCAGGACGATTGAGCGGGAGTTTGCTTTCTCAGGATTAGCCTGGACGGTATTCTGCGCTATAACCGGGAGTTCAGTCCGTGAAAAGGCGTAAATGAGGGCGGCCAGCAGCAGGGCGGGGATGGCAAAGATGAAATAGGGCGCTCGCCAGCCCATGGATGCGGCAATAATGCCCGCCAGGAAGGGCGCTATGGCAACACCCAGATTACCGGCCATCCCATGATAACCAAAAGCCATACCCCGCCGCTCGACTGACCTGGTGATAAAAGCGGAACCTGTCGGATGGTAAATACCTATAGTTAGTCCCAGAAGCGCCAGGGCTGCGCCCAGCACGTAAACATTGGGGGCTAAGCCAACGATGATAGAGGAGATGCCTGAGCCCAGGCAGAAAAATACCAGCAACCGCCTTTCGCCGACACGGTCAGCCAGGAACCCGGCCGGTAACGCTGCCAGGCCGAAGGTGAATCCGAGGATATTGGCCAGTACCCCCAGGACAAAAAGGCCGATGCCGAATTCCTGAGCGATGCCGATAAGGACCACTCCGTAGGTTAGCTCAAAAATATGGTCTAATACGTGGCAGGCTGATGCGTAAGCGATTACCTGTTTTTCAAATCTTTTCATTCACCTTGACCGTAATAGCACTAATTTCCAGGATTAACGCTATCCTTTCTCTGTCTAATTTGAGCTATACTGCGGTTCTCGGCCGGTACTGGATGGCTTCCGCCAGGTGGTGGGATTTGATGATATCAACATTCTCCAGGTCGGCGATTGTCCGCGCCAGCTTGAGTATCCGGTGGAAGGCGCGGGCGGAAAGGTAAAGCTGCTTCATCGCCATCTTGAGCAGGCTCTGGGCGGATTCTTCTACCCGGCAAAACTCTCTGACTTCAGTTGGCGTCATTTCCGCATTACAGGCGATTCTGGTGCCGTGAAAACGTTCCTGCTGCAGAGTACGGGCAGCGATAACCCTGCTCTGGACTCTTTCTGATTTCTCACTCAGCTTATCATCCGCCAGTTTCTCGTAATCAATGTGGGGCACCTCAATGAAGATATCAACCCGGTCAATGAGCGGGCCGCTGATACGTCTCTGATATCTGGAGACCAGGCCGGGGGAGCAGGTGCACTGCCGGAAAGGATCGCCGTAATAGCCGCAGGGACACGGGTTCATAGCTCCAACCAGCATGAAGTTGGCCGGAAAGTTTACACTGCCCTGTGCCCGGCTGATGGTGATAACCTTGTCTTCCAGGGGCTGGCGCAGTGTTTCGAGCAGTGAATGTCCGAATTCAGGAAGTTCGTCAAGGAAGAGGACTCCCCGGTGGCTGAGGCTGATTTCGCCGGGACGGGGCCAGTGCCCGCCCCCTACCAGTCCGGCCCCGGAAATGGTGTAGTGAGGGGAGCGGAAGGGGCGTTGTCTGATTAAAGGAGTGTCTGATGGCAGAAGTCCGCTGACGCTGTAAACCTTGGTTACTTCCAGGGCTTCTTCACTGGTCATCGGCGGCAGTATTGATGGTAATGAGCGTGCCAGCATTGTTTTGCCACTACCCGGCGGGCCTGACATTACCAGATTATGTCCCCCGGCGGTAGCTACCTCTAAGGCCCGTTTGACGTGTTCCTGCCCCTTAATATAAGCCAGGTCGGTCATTGACGTAGCCGGGGGGACGCATTCCATGACCGGCTCAGGCTGGCACTGCGGCGCCGGAATCTCTCCGCGCAGATAACTGACCAGCTGGGATAAGGAACTGACCGGGATGATACTGATACCTTCTATCAGTGAGGCTTCTCCGGCATCTGCCTCAGGCACAATGATGGTGCTGAACCCCTGTTCGCGGGCCAGGGCAACCATCGGCAGTACGCCGTTGGTATGGCGCAGGCTGCCATCCAGTGACAGCTCACCGAGGAGCAGGATTTGGGAAGTATCGGCGAATACCTGCTCAGAGCTGAGGAGAATACCGATGGCGATGGGTAAATCATAAGCCGGCCCGGCTTTCTTGAGGTCGGCCGGGGCAAGATTAACGACGATACGCTTCATCGGGAAGGTGCAGCCGGAGTTACGGATGGCTGCCCTGACCCGTTCCCTGGCTTCCTGCACGGCGGCGTCAGGTAAGCCCACAATGGTGAACGAGGGCAACCCGGGAGAAATATCCGCCTCAACCTCAACGATAGCGCCTTCCAGCCCTACTATGGCGCAACTCATCACCTTGGCTAGCATAATTATAGGCAGTATAGCATAATCTGACGGGGTGTGGAATGCGGTTGATAGTGCCTACTTTCACAATTAGATTTACGTATTTCCTCGCCCCTTGCGGGAGAGGATTAAAGCTTGCCCCGTACCTGATACGGGGGTGAGGGGTAGCCCGTTGTACAAGGCGCTGCTCAGTGGTAGAGGCACGCGTATAAGATAACTCAATTACGAAACAAAGTACTAAAAAATATCAAAACGGGAGAATATCAGCAAAACAACACTGATTATCAGCAGGACTCCGACAGCGAAATATGCTGAGGTTTTCCACGAAAACGCCTTGCGCAGATAGAGCGTAGCGGGTACTTCCAGTTGGGCTATCTGAAGCCCGATGGTATCCTTGTTCAGTATTCCCCGTAACCGGATGCCGATATATATTTTTCCGGCGCCGGCTTCACCGGTGGGTTGCGGTTGACAGCTGATCCAGTTTTTTCTATCCAGGGAAATTTGTACCCGGTCGCCCCATCTGATGTTTTGCGGTCTGTTAGATTCGTGGATTCGGATGACCGGCTGATTGAAGTCGGCCTCATCAGCCTCCCTGACCCTCAGCACCAGTGTCGAAGTTCGGGACATGGTTAATCCCCTTCTCTTTAATAAACCGTATTGTAAACAGTCTGTCCGGCTTTGGCAATGCCGGGGAGGATGGAGAAGCGGGGTTGAGCTTGATTGAGAACTAGCGTGACTGAGCGGTTGGGGAACCCGCTGCCACTGCTAGATACGGTGACAGGCTACCCAATGCTGGCTGCCGGTGCTTTCCAGCGCCGGTTCCTGTTCCCGGCAGGTGTCCGTCACCCGGTCACAGCGGGGGTGGAAACGGCAACCGGCGGGGGGATTGATGGCGCTGGGCGCTTCTCCGGGGAGGATGATCACCTTGCGTTCGCGTTCCGCCTTCGGGTCGGGGGTCAGCACGGCAGAGAGCAGTGCTTGAGTATAAGGATGGAGCGGGTTCACGAAAAGCTTTTCGATGTCAGCCGTTTCCATGATTTTGCCCGAATACATTACCATTACCCGGTCGCTGATATTACGGACTACAGCCAGGTCATGGGCAATAAACAGGTAGGTCAGGTTACGCTCCGTCTGGAGCTTCATCAGCATGGAAACGATTTGCGCCTGAATGGAGACATCCAGCTGCGCCACCGGGTTGTCCAGCACGATGAAATCGGGTTGCAGAGAGAGGACTCTGGCAATCTCGATGCGCTGTCTCTCCCCGCCACTGAATTCGTTGGGGTGCCGGTTTACTGCCATGCGCGGCTCGATGCCTACCATCCGGAGCAGCTCATCGACTTTTTCTCTGCTTTCCTGTTCGCTGGCCAGGTTATGCAATAGCATCGGCTCCGCGACGATGTCCCCCACGTACATGCAGGGGTCCAGTGTGCTGCCCGGGTTCTCGAAGATTATCTGCATCTCCCGCCGCAGTTTTCTCATCTGGCCGCTGCTGAGCCTGGCAAGGTCTTTCCCTTCATAAAACACCCTGCCCGCGGTGATTTTGTAGAGTCGCAATATACTGCGTCCGGTGGTAGTCTTACCGCAGCCGCTTTCACCCACCAGCCCCAGCGTCTCCCCCCGGTTGATGTGGAAGCTGACTCCATCTACCGCCTTGAGGTCAGCTACCTTTCTGCGCAGAGGCCCGCTCTTTACCGGGAAATACATGCGCAGATTGTCTACTTCAAGCAGCCTTCCATTACTTTTCACTGTTGGCCCCCCAATAGTAATATTTTGGCATTATTCTACCTTGAAAGCAAGCGCTATCACCCGGCTTATGGTTACGTTTGTTTAAATTAATGCCTTTTACATCAGGATGGTTAACCCCATCCCCCTTTATCCCCCTTCCCACCGGGAAGGAGGAAGGAGACTTAGGAAGAGGGGCTTCGCCCCTCTTGGACACCCCTGATACACCCCCCAAACCATTTTAAGTTTTCCCCCTTTGCAAAAGGGGGAGTAAGGGGGATTTTCAGACGATGTGAGGGTCAGGGCAAAAAACGGTCATAGGGAACCGGCTTGTTGCGCTTGAGTGTCAGGTGATACAATAGAATTCGGGTGGAGAGAAACGCATGCCATTAGATTCCATAATTGTTAAGGGTGCCTGCGAGCACAACCTGAAAAACATTGATGTGGTTATCCCGCGGGACAAGCTGGTGGTCATTACCGGAGTTTCCGGTTCGGGTAAAAGCTCGCTGGCTTTTGACACTATTTACGCTGAAGGGCAGCGCCGCTACGTGGAATCTCTGTCGGCTTATGCCCGCCAGTTCCTGGGCAGAATGGAGAAGCCCGAGGTTGACTACATTGAAGGTTTGAGCCCGGCTATTTCCATTGACCAGAAAGGGCCGAGTCGAAACCCGCGTTCCACCATGGGTACGGTGACCGAGGTCTATGATTACCTGAGGCTGCTCTTTGCCCGTGTCGGTCATCCCCACTGCCCTCAGTGCGGAAGGGAGATTGCCAGCCAGACAGTCCAGCAGATTGTTGATGCTATTCAGAATATCCCGGACGGCAGCCGGATTATGATTATGGCGCCGCTGGTCAGAGACCGTAAGGGTGAATACCAGGCCCTTTTTGATGACCTGCGCAAAACGGGTTATATCAGGGTGAGAGTTGACGGGAACATCTCTGACCTGTCCGGGGAATTCCGGCTGGATAAGAATAAAAAACACTCTATCGAGGTAGTGGTTGATAGATTAATCGTCGGTCAGGACGGTAACCAGAGTCGCATCGCCGATTCGGTGGAGACGGCTCTCAAATTAGGTTACGGAGTGGTGCTGGTCTCGGCTATAGATGGCGAAGAGATGATGTTCTCGGAGCATTTTGCCTGTGTCTATTGCGGGATCAGCCTGGGGGAGATAGAGCCCCGTTCCTTCAGTTTTAACAGTCCTCACGGTGCCTGTCCGGCCTGTACCGGGTTAGGGGTCAAGCTGGAGATAGACCCCGAAATGATTATTCCCAATAAGGAACTCTCTATAGCCCAGGGGGCGATTCATCCGGGGTGGTGGCTGTCCTGGCATACTCATGAACTGGGGCATTTGGCGCGGCGCCATGGTTTCTCCCTTGATACGCCGGTTAAGGACTTAAGTGAGCAAAACTTCAAGCTGGTGCTTTACGGAGAAGAAGGGGAACTGGTCAAGCACCGCAGCCGTTACGGCCGGGTCAGGGAGCGTTTTACCGGCTATG
This DNA window, taken from Dehalococcoidales bacterium, encodes the following:
- a CDS encoding c-type cytochrome — encoded protein: MKVPGVNKDSGEKTSRMKMKSAWLGGALVLGLSVLSISCGMIEPPPPSPPTAKVVVPLIPHSIEGRDDCRVCHERGIGGAPQFPVVTHSERPSDVCLACHEPASAGTETADRLKVPLEKRTAFPYFDNEEGNTSATTPKQPEETISTTPQTPSEASPEIPAAVSAKELYDSRCAACHGANREGIPGFAPALTPESLAALGDTEIRDVIADGRTGTGMPPFKATLSLEEIDALLHLIKSPAP
- a CDS encoding response regulator transcription factor, whose amino-acid sequence is MEKIKVLIVDDHALMREGIRALLNLHKDIEIVGEASDGREAIEKARELLPDVAVMDIAMPGLDGLEATRRIRKKNPTVKVLVLTQHDNKEYILSAIKAGAVSCVSKRALGSELATAIRTVYKGDSFLYPSAASILIEDYLRQVAEEPYDRLTDREREVLKLIADGYTSREITEMLCISLKTVLGHRAKIMEKLDIHNRTELIKYAMRKGLVSIEP
- a CDS encoding AMP-binding protein encodes the protein MNEERKEKEERRKREIPGWKDEFDGRPQLPEESFGEFLEAKAARNRDKPYLYFEDRVVTYGALRDKVSQVANGLLDLGVKKGEHVAIVMYNCPEYLYTIYATNAIAAVHVTINPALKGEGLSYIINQSDSETLVVEQECLENIDLIKPDLKQLKRIIMLGNQDGANLPGGCVPFHKLYQGSTSIPHIYRQPGDLMRIHYTSGTTGLPKGTVARFAVASNYPRDKAQLKYQHTADEIQYVILPLYHNVGYMDCTARTLNVETSCGLTRRFSARRFWPEVRKFGCTCFSFAGSMPHILLKQPLHPDDKNHSMRFGDGYAPIGEIRDEFYDRFGVILIERYATSDGGGGLRNIPGDKKGSIGRDEGGGRLVTIIDENGEECPPYVIGELVSRPRDGTAATAEYYKEPERTAEKVKGGWFHTGDYGYRDEEGWMFFSDRDRQFIRRRGENISSLEIESVIDKHPDVVESAAVGVSSEFQFDQEIKISVILKPGSKLTPEELIDWCQDKMARFMIPRYVDFRDCLPKTATERVQKHKLVDEGVTPTVWDREKTAA
- a CDS encoding MFS transporter, whose protein sequence is MKRFEKQVIAYASACHVLDHIFELTYGVVLIGIAQEFGIGLFVLGVLANILGFTFGLAALPAGFLADRVGERRLLVFFCLGSGISSIIVGLAPNVYVLGAALALLGLTIGIYHPTGSAFITRSVERRGMAFGYHGMAGNLGVAIAPFLAGIIAASMGWRAPYFIFAIPALLLAALIYAFSRTELPVIAQNTVQANPEKANSRSIVLPLILIFLASITNGLVYKGLITFLPVYFSRRLHFTLFDLDTIALAGSFTTIALIFGVAGQLTGGYLSERKRREVLAVIVAIAATPLLLLIGNSQGMALMLGAIAFAFFHFMGQPIFNTLIADYSPSSWRGRTYGMYFFGSFGLGSFSATFLGYIAENNDIRWVFITMAGLSVVTVVCIVILFLKTLAAPGRKKD
- a CDS encoding YifB family Mg chelatase-like AAA ATPase, with translation MLAKVMSCAIVGLEGAIVEVEADISPGLPSFTIVGLPDAAVQEARERVRAAIRNSGCTFPMKRIVVNLAPADLKKAGPAYDLPIAIGILLSSEQVFADTSQILLLGELSLDGSLRHTNGVLPMVALAREQGFSTIIVPEADAGEASLIEGISIIPVSSLSQLVSYLRGEIPAPQCQPEPVMECVPPATSMTDLAYIKGQEHVKRALEVATAGGHNLVMSGPPGSGKTMLARSLPSILPPMTSEEALEVTKVYSVSGLLPSDTPLIRQRPFRSPHYTISGAGLVGGGHWPRPGEISLSHRGVLFLDELPEFGHSLLETLRQPLEDKVITISRAQGSVNFPANFMLVGAMNPCPCGYYGDPFRQCTCSPGLVSRYQRRISGPLIDRVDIFIEVPHIDYEKLADDKLSEKSERVQSRVIAARTLQQERFHGTRIACNAEMTPTEVREFCRVEESAQSLLKMAMKQLYLSARAFHRILKLARTIADLENVDIIKSHHLAEAIQYRPRTAV
- a CDS encoding ABC transporter ATP-binding protein translates to MKSNGRLLEVDNLRMYFPVKSGPLRRKVADLKAVDGVSFHINRGETLGLVGESGCGKTTTGRSILRLYKITAGRVFYEGKDLARLSSGQMRKLRREMQIIFENPGSTLDPCMYVGDIVAEPMLLHNLASEQESREKVDELLRMVGIEPRMAVNRHPNEFSGGERQRIEIARVLSLQPDFIVLDNPVAQLDVSIQAQIVSMLMKLQTERNLTYLFIAHDLAVVRNISDRVMVMYSGKIMETADIEKLFVNPLHPYTQALLSAVLTPDPKAERERKVIILPGEAPSAINPPAGCRFHPRCDRVTDTCREQEPALESTGSQHWVACHRI
- a CDS encoding excinuclease ABC subunit UvrA; this translates as MPLDSIIVKGACEHNLKNIDVVIPRDKLVVITGVSGSGKSSLAFDTIYAEGQRRYVESLSAYARQFLGRMEKPEVDYIEGLSPAISIDQKGPSRNPRSTMGTVTEVYDYLRLLFARVGHPHCPQCGREIASQTVQQIVDAIQNIPDGSRIMIMAPLVRDRKGEYQALFDDLRKTGYIRVRVDGNISDLSGEFRLDKNKKHSIEVVVDRLIVGQDGNQSRIADSVETALKLGYGVVLVSAIDGEEMMFSEHFACVYCGISLGEIEPRSFSFNSPHGACPACTGLGVKLEIDPEMIIPNKELSIAQGAIHPGWWLSWHTHELGHLARRHGFSLDTPVKDLSEQNFKLVLYGEEGELVKHRSRYGRVRERFTGYEGVIPYLERLSQDTQSERTRSEIGRYMMATPCPVCHGKRLKPESLAVKIDGRNIVDVSSMSVNQALEWAAGLGGNGRESILREREQLIAHQVLKEIQARLGFLDDVGLGYL